From the Acidovorax carolinensis genome, one window contains:
- a CDS encoding ribose-phosphate pyrophosphokinase gives MQANQPDFMVFTGNANPGMAAEIAQHLGTPLGAADVGRFSDGEVTVEIKQNVRARDVFVVQSTCAPTNENLMELLIMVDALKRASAERISAVIPYFGYARQDRRPRSSRVPISAKVVANMLQAVGVARVLTMDLHADQIQGFFDIPVDNIYASPVLLGDLRQKNYEDLIVVSPDVGGVVRARALAKQLGCDLAIIDKRRPKANVSEVMHVIGEIDGRNCVIMDDMIDTAGTLVKAAEVLKERGAKKVYAYCTHPIFSGPAIERIAQGSALDEVVVTNTIPLSDNAKGCTKIRQLSVAPLIAETIQRIAKGESVMSLFSDQENLF, from the coding sequence ATGCAAGCCAACCAACCCGACTTCATGGTTTTCACCGGCAATGCCAATCCTGGCATGGCAGCTGAAATTGCCCAACACCTTGGCACCCCCCTTGGCGCGGCCGATGTGGGCCGATTCTCTGACGGCGAAGTCACCGTCGAAATCAAACAAAATGTGCGGGCCCGCGACGTGTTCGTCGTGCAGTCCACCTGCGCACCCACCAACGAAAACCTCATGGAACTGCTGATCATGGTGGACGCGCTAAAGCGCGCCTCCGCCGAACGCATCAGCGCCGTGATTCCCTATTTTGGCTATGCCCGCCAGGATCGCCGCCCTCGCTCCAGCCGGGTTCCGATCTCTGCCAAGGTAGTGGCCAACATGCTGCAGGCTGTGGGCGTGGCCCGCGTGCTGACCATGGATCTGCATGCCGACCAGATCCAGGGCTTTTTCGACATCCCGGTGGACAACATCTACGCCTCGCCGGTTCTGCTGGGCGATCTGCGCCAGAAGAACTACGAAGACCTGATCGTCGTCTCGCCCGATGTGGGCGGTGTGGTTCGTGCGCGGGCACTGGCCAAGCAGCTCGGCTGCGATCTGGCCATCATCGACAAGCGCCGGCCCAAGGCCAATGTGTCCGAAGTGATGCATGTGATCGGTGAGATCGACGGCCGCAACTGCGTGATCATGGATGACATGATCGACACCGCCGGCACGCTGGTGAAGGCCGCCGAAGTGCTCAAGGAGCGCGGCGCCAAGAAGGTGTACGCCTACTGCACCCACCCCATTTTTTCCGGCCCCGCCATTGAACGCATCGCCCAGGGCTCGGCCCTCGATGAAGTGGTGGTGACCAACACCATTCCCTTGAGCGACAACGCCAAGGGTTGCACCAAAATCCGCCAGCTCTCCGTGGCCCCGCTGATCGCCGAAACGATCCAGCGCATCGCCAAGGGTGAGTCGGTGATGAGTTTGTTCTCGGACCAAGAGAATCTTTTCTGA
- a CDS encoding 50S ribosomal protein L25/general stress protein Ctc has translation MNFVAFERAKQGTGASRRLRNSGKTPGIVYGGSAEPQLIEIDHNALWHALKKEAFHSSVLDMEVAGTTSKVLLRDVQYHPYKQLVLHIDFQRVDAKTKLHMKVPLHYSGAEESDAVKVDKCTVNVIVNELDVTCMPSDLPEFIAVDLSTLKKGVSLHLKDIKLPKGVSAVIRGGQNNNPVLVSVANPVVVVEAPAADAAPAADAKGKGKGKK, from the coding sequence ATGAACTTCGTCGCTTTTGAGCGCGCCAAGCAGGGTACGGGTGCGAGCCGCCGTCTGCGCAATTCGGGCAAGACGCCTGGCATCGTGTATGGCGGTTCCGCTGAACCCCAGCTGATCGAGATCGACCACAACGCACTGTGGCACGCCCTCAAGAAGGAAGCATTCCACTCCAGCGTGCTGGACATGGAAGTGGCCGGCACGACCTCCAAGGTTCTGCTGCGCGACGTGCAATACCACCCCTACAAGCAGCTCGTGCTGCACATCGACTTCCAGCGCGTGGATGCCAAGACCAAGCTGCACATGAAGGTGCCACTGCACTACAGCGGCGCGGAAGAGTCCGATGCCGTCAAGGTGGACAAGTGCACGGTGAACGTCATCGTGAACGAACTCGACGTGACCTGCATGCCTTCCGACCTGCCAGAGTTCATTGCCGTGGACCTGAGCACGCTGAAGAAGGGCGTTTCGCTGCACCTCAAGGACATCAAGCTGCCCAAGGGTGTGAGCGCCGTGATCCGTGGCGGCCAGAACAACAACCCCGTGCTGGTTTCCGTGGCCAACCCCGTGGTGGTCGTTGAAGCGCCTGCCGCTGACGCAGCACCTGCCGCCGATGCCAAGGGCAAGGGCAAGGGCAAGAAGTAA
- a CDS encoding YfhL family 4Fe-4S dicluster ferredoxin gives MALMITDECINCDVCEPECPNQAISVGPEIYEIDPHKCTECVGHFDEPQCVQLCPVACIPVDPQHVESRETLWQKFQRLQAVTKI, from the coding sequence ATGGCGCTGATGATCACCGACGAGTGCATCAATTGCGATGTGTGCGAGCCCGAGTGCCCGAACCAGGCCATCTCTGTGGGGCCGGAGATCTATGAGATCGACCCCCACAAATGCACCGAATGCGTAGGCCATTTCGACGAGCCCCAGTGCGTGCAGTTGTGCCCGGTGGCCTGCATCCCGGTGGACCCGCAGCATGTGGAGAGCCGGGAGACGCTGTGGCAGAAGTTTCAAAGGCTGCAGGCGGTCACCAAAATTTAA
- a CDS encoding ABC transporter permease — MLVALLLAAAALSLVWTPWSPYEMDLPAKLQPPSAQHWLGTDAFGRDVASLLLVGARNSLLVGLIAVGIGMGVGVALGLLAAARRGWVEETIMRLADFTFAFPAILSAIMMTAVFGAGIVNSIIAIGIFNIPTFARVTRASANAVWSRDFILVARASGKGNWRITLEHVLPNIASVLIVQATVQFAIAILAEAALSYLGLGTQPPQPSWGRMLSDAQTLMFQAPLLAVWPGVAIALAVLGLNLLGDGLRDLLDPRLARKR, encoded by the coding sequence GTGCTGGTGGCGCTGCTGCTGGCCGCGGCGGCCCTGTCGCTGGTCTGGACGCCTTGGTCGCCCTACGAAATGGACCTGCCCGCCAAGCTGCAGCCGCCCAGCGCCCAGCACTGGCTGGGTACCGACGCCTTTGGCCGCGATGTGGCGTCGCTGCTGCTGGTGGGCGCCCGCAACTCGCTGCTGGTGGGCTTGATTGCGGTGGGCATTGGGATGGGTGTGGGCGTGGCCCTGGGGCTGCTGGCTGCTGCACGGCGCGGCTGGGTGGAAGAAACCATCATGCGGCTGGCAGACTTCACGTTTGCCTTTCCGGCCATTTTGTCGGCCATCATGATGACGGCGGTGTTTGGCGCGGGCATCGTCAATTCGATCATCGCCATCGGTATCTTCAACATCCCCACCTTTGCGCGGGTAACGCGTGCCTCGGCCAATGCCGTGTGGTCGCGCGACTTTATCCTGGTGGCGCGGGCCAGCGGCAAGGGCAACTGGCGCATCACGCTCGAGCATGTGTTGCCCAACATCGCCTCGGTGCTGATCGTGCAGGCCACGGTGCAGTTTGCCATTGCCATCCTGGCTGAGGCCGCGCTGTCGTATCTGGGCCTGGGCACGCAGCCACCGCAACCCTCGTGGGGCCGCATGCTCAGCGACGCCCAGACCCTCATGTTCCAGGCACCGCTGCTGGCCGTGTGGCCCGGCGTGGCGATTGCGCTGGCCGTACTGGGCCTGAACCTGCTGGGCGACGGCCTGCGCGATCTGCTTGACCCGCGCCTGGCCCGCAAGCGCTGA
- a CDS encoding ABC transporter ATP-binding protein, protein MNTQSPPTSLLQVTDLRIRLQTHRGAADAVRGIDFTLQRGETLGLVGESGCGKSLTALALMGLLPDAAQASGSILLDGQELLGLDDSALCRLRGNRIGMVFQEPMTALNPVHTIGDQVAEPLRLHRGMGRAAARREALALLERVGIADAARRLDAYPHQFSGGQRQRITIAMALACGPDLLIADEPTTALDVTVQQQILQLISDLVAERAMALILISHDLGVISQNADRMLVMYGGSVVESGPTEAVFSTMAHPYTRGLFAARPQLVPRRNGERTRLSTIPGTVPELADLPAGCPFAGRCGFTVAACHTTAPPPVPLGPVDAEHMARCIRLDAMPAATEASA, encoded by the coding sequence ATGAACACCCAATCCCCACCCACCTCCCTGCTGCAGGTCACCGACCTGCGCATCCGTCTGCAGACGCACCGGGGCGCCGCCGACGCGGTGCGCGGCATCGACTTCACGCTCCAGCGCGGCGAAACCCTGGGCCTGGTGGGCGAATCGGGCTGCGGCAAGTCGCTCACGGCCCTGGCGCTCATGGGCCTGCTGCCCGATGCCGCGCAGGCCAGCGGCAGCATTCTTCTGGATGGGCAGGAGCTGCTGGGGCTGGACGACAGCGCGCTGTGCCGCCTGCGCGGCAACCGCATCGGCATGGTGTTCCAGGAGCCCATGACGGCGCTGAACCCCGTGCACACGATTGGTGACCAGGTGGCCGAGCCGCTGCGGCTGCACCGCGGCATGGGCCGCGCCGCGGCACGCCGCGAGGCCCTGGCCCTGCTGGAGCGCGTGGGCATTGCCGATGCCGCCCGGCGCCTGGATGCCTATCCGCACCAGTTCTCGGGCGGGCAGCGCCAGCGCATCACCATTGCCATGGCGCTGGCCTGCGGGCCCGACCTGCTGATTGCCGACGAGCCCACCACGGCGCTCGACGTAACCGTGCAGCAGCAGATCCTTCAGCTTATCAGCGACCTGGTGGCCGAGCGCGCCATGGCGCTCATCCTGATCTCGCACGACCTGGGCGTGATCTCGCAAAACGCCGACCGCATGCTGGTGATGTATGGCGGCAGCGTGGTGGAAAGCGGCCCCACGGAGGCCGTCTTCTCGACCATGGCCCACCCCTATACACGCGGCCTTTTTGCGGCGCGCCCGCAACTGGTGCCGCGCCGCAACGGCGAACGCACGCGCCTGTCCACCATCCCTGGCACCGTGCCCGAGCTGGCCGACCTGCCCGCGGGTTGCCCCTTCGCGGGGCGTTGCGGTTTCACGGTGGCCGCCTGCCACACCACCGCGCCGCCGCCGGTGCCGTTGGGCCCTGTGGATGCGGAGCACATGGCGCGCTGCATCCGGCTCGATGCCATGCCCGCCGCAACGGAAGCCAGCGCATGA
- a CDS encoding ATP-binding cassette domain-containing protein: MNTTNATDLIAASAYSKSAKGQFNPNIPGDSHPPLLQVTQLVRHYPLPRTNLFQLPQQVQALQGVDFTVAAGHSLGIVGESGSGKSTLARLVMALDTPTSGTVHLLGRNLHRLPAAELRHARRDFQMVFQDPYGSLDPHHKVERIVTEPLQAQRTTSRAEQREQAAQVLAQVGLRSTDMDKYPHEFSGGQRQRIAIARALITRPRLIVADEPVSALDVSVQAQVLNLMLDLQQEFGITYLLISHDLAVVNHLCDEVLVLYQGRIVERGTPQELFHNAQHPYTRALVNAVPRIEPGRARARRALKADTAPRTMV, from the coding sequence ATGAACACCACAAATGCTACTGATTTAATAGCTGCAAGCGCTTATTCCAAAAGCGCTAAAGGCCAATTTAATCCAAATATCCCCGGTGATTCACATCCACCGCTGCTGCAGGTAACGCAGCTGGTGCGCCACTACCCGTTGCCGCGCACGAACCTGTTCCAGCTGCCGCAGCAGGTGCAGGCGCTGCAGGGCGTGGACTTCACCGTGGCGGCGGGCCACAGCCTGGGCATCGTAGGCGAGTCGGGCTCGGGCAAATCCACGCTGGCCCGGCTGGTGATGGCGCTCGACACACCCACCAGCGGCACGGTGCACCTGCTGGGCCGCAACCTGCACCGCCTGCCCGCCGCCGAGCTGCGGCACGCGCGGCGCGACTTTCAGATGGTGTTCCAGGACCCCTATGGCTCGCTGGACCCGCACCACAAAGTGGAGCGCATCGTCACCGAGCCGCTGCAGGCCCAGCGCACCACCAGCCGCGCCGAGCAGCGCGAGCAGGCCGCGCAGGTACTGGCGCAGGTGGGCCTGCGCAGCACCGATATGGACAAATACCCGCACGAGTTTTCGGGCGGCCAGCGCCAGCGCATTGCGATTGCGCGCGCGCTCATCACCCGCCCCCGCCTCATCGTGGCAGACGAGCCCGTGAGCGCGCTGGATGTGTCGGTGCAGGCGCAGGTGCTCAACCTGATGCTGGATTTGCAGCAGGAATTCGGCATCACCTACCTGCTCATCAGCCATGACCTGGCCGTGGTGAACCACCTGTGCGACGAAGTGCTGGTGCTGTACCAGGGGCGCATCGTGGAGCGCGGCACCCCGCAAGAGCTGTTTCACAATGCGCAGCACCCCTACACCCGCGCCCTGGTCAACGCCGTGCCGCGCATCGAGCCGGGGCGCGCCCGTGCCCGCCGGGCGCTGAAGGCCGACACAGCGCCGCGCACCATGGTGTAA
- a CDS encoding histidine phosphatase family protein, producing MTELILIRHGETDWNRELRFQGQVDVPLNATGHEQARRLAQRLMAERLAIDHLVCSDLIRTRQTAQPALAALLPQLSLDALTDPRLREQHFGVVDGLRVDDIKARHAAAWAQWQRFDADGGMPGGETARQFHARVMEALRGLAHQHTGQTVMVVTHGGVLDMVWRTARGLGLSGPRQSDIPNAGLNRVRLQGDAIEIVHWADTQHLAGLSAQPVYDQTRLQRAEGVTRP from the coding sequence ATGACCGAACTCATCCTCATCCGCCATGGCGAAACCGACTGGAACCGCGAGCTGCGCTTCCAGGGCCAGGTGGATGTGCCGCTGAACGCCACCGGGCACGAACAGGCCCGCCGGCTGGCGCAGCGGCTGATGGCGGAGCGCCTGGCGATCGATCACCTGGTGTGCAGCGACCTCATTCGCACCCGGCAGACGGCGCAGCCCGCGCTGGCCGCGTTGCTGCCGCAACTGTCGCTCGATGCCCTCACCGATCCGCGCCTGCGCGAGCAGCATTTTGGTGTGGTCGATGGCTTGCGCGTGGACGACATCAAGGCCCGGCACGCTGCGGCCTGGGCGCAGTGGCAGCGCTTTGATGCCGATGGCGGCATGCCCGGCGGCGAGACGGCGCGGCAGTTTCACGCGCGGGTCATGGAGGCACTGCGCGGCCTGGCCCACCAGCATACGGGGCAGACCGTCATGGTGGTGACGCACGGCGGGGTGCTTGACATGGTGTGGCGCACGGCGCGCGGCCTGGGGCTCAGTGGCCCGCGCCAGAGCGACATTCCCAACGCGGGCCTGAACCGCGTGCGCCTGCAGGGCGATGCCATCGAGATCGTGCACTGGGCCGACACGCAGCATCTGGCGGGCCTGTCGGCGCAACCGGTGTACGACCAGACCCGGCTGCAGCGCGCCGAAGGCGTCACGCGCCCTTGA
- a CDS encoding DUF429 domain-containing protein — protein MTTDPAISPLLLGCDFSSSPSRRKPIVLALGQRVAARVQLLGLETFETLDGFARWLAVPRAWVGGFDLPFGLPRELVLALGWPLQWHACMQHYRALSRAQIRDSFAAFCAARPVGGKFAHRATDGPAGSSPSMKWVNPPVAYMLHAGVPLLLDAGVHLPGLHPGDPQRVALEAYPGLLAREILARRSYKSDDRAKQTPDRLIARKDLVHALEMGQTRLGLRLKLSHAQRDALVDDASGDRLDAVLCLLQVAWGEQRHEQGDALYGLPPGLDGLEGWIVTA, from the coding sequence ATGACGACCGATCCGGCCATATCCCCGTTGCTGCTGGGCTGCGATTTCTCCAGCAGTCCCAGCCGGCGCAAGCCCATCGTGCTGGCGCTGGGGCAGCGCGTGGCGGCGCGGGTGCAACTGCTGGGCCTGGAAACCTTTGAAACGCTCGACGGCTTCGCGCGCTGGCTGGCCGTGCCGCGTGCCTGGGTGGGCGGCTTTGATCTGCCCTTTGGCCTGCCGCGCGAGCTGGTGCTGGCGCTGGGCTGGCCGCTGCAGTGGCATGCTTGCATGCAGCATTACCGCGCGCTCTCGCGGGCGCAGATCCGCGACAGCTTTGCCGCCTTTTGTGCCGCGCGGCCCGTGGGCGGCAAGTTCGCCCACCGGGCCACCGACGGGCCTGCGGGCTCCAGCCCCTCCATGAAATGGGTGAACCCGCCCGTGGCCTACATGCTGCACGCCGGCGTGCCGTTGCTGCTGGATGCGGGCGTTCACCTGCCCGGCCTGCACCCCGGCGACCCGCAGCGCGTGGCGCTGGAGGCCTACCCCGGCCTGCTGGCCCGCGAAATCCTGGCGCGCCGCAGCTACAAAAGCGACGACCGGGCCAAGCAGACGCCCGACCGCCTGATTGCCCGCAAGGACCTGGTACATGCGCTGGAGATGGGCCAGACCCGCCTGGGCCTGCGGCTCAAGCTCAGCCACGCCCAGCGCGATGCCCTGGTGGACGACGCCAGCGGCGACCGTCTCGACGCCGTGCTGTGCCTGCTGCAGGTCGCTTGGGGCGAGCAGCGCCACGAGCAGGGCGACGCGCTGTATGGCCTGCCGCCGGGGCTGGATGGTCTGGAGGGCTGGATTGTCACAGCCTGA
- a CDS encoding BLUF domain-containing protein — protein MLVRLLYASRAVDTSPAAIEAILTQSRQHNPGSGITGILCYGGGVFLQAIEGGRSPVNDLYGHIQRDPRHQNVELLHYEEISERRFGGWTMGQVNLSKINHSILLKYSEKPELDPYAVSGKVSFALLEELMATASIIGRA, from the coding sequence ATGTTGGTACGCCTGCTTTATGCCAGCCGCGCGGTGGACACTTCGCCTGCCGCCATCGAAGCCATCCTCACCCAGTCGCGCCAGCACAACCCGGGCAGCGGCATCACGGGCATTCTTTGCTATGGCGGCGGGGTCTTCCTGCAGGCCATCGAGGGCGGGCGCTCCCCGGTCAACGACCTGTATGGCCATATCCAGCGCGACCCGCGCCACCAGAACGTGGAGCTGCTGCACTACGAAGAGATCTCCGAGCGGCGCTTTGGCGGCTGGACCATGGGGCAGGTGAACCTGTCCAAGATCAACCATTCCATCCTGCTCAAGTATTCTGAAAAACCCGAGCTCGATCCGTACGCGGTGTCGGGCAAGGTGTCGTTTGCGCTGCTCGAAGAACTGATGGCCACAGCCTCCATCATCGGCCGCGCCTGA
- the folE gene encoding GTP cyclohydrolase I, translating into MSSQPVADMTPIPPDEGTPVSVKIRERIAAARKRFNANDNIADFIEPGELEQLLDEVEVKMQGVLDSLVINTRDDHNTHNTARRVAKMYLNEVFKGRYVQAPPITEFPNAEHLNELMIVGPLTVRSACSHHFCPVLGKIWIGIMPNEHTNVIGLSKYARIVDWIMGRPQIQEEAVVQLADLIMEKTQPDGLAIVMEASHFCMSWRGVRDMDSKMINSVMRGVFLKDSALRREFLSLIPGRN; encoded by the coding sequence ATGTCCAGTCAACCAGTCGCCGATATGACGCCCATTCCGCCGGATGAAGGTACGCCCGTTTCCGTGAAGATCCGCGAGCGCATCGCCGCCGCGCGCAAGCGCTTCAACGCCAATGACAACATTGCCGACTTCATTGAACCCGGCGAGTTGGAGCAGCTGCTCGACGAGGTCGAGGTCAAGATGCAGGGCGTGCTCGACAGCCTGGTGATCAACACCCGGGACGACCACAACACCCACAACACCGCGCGCCGCGTGGCCAAGATGTACCTCAACGAGGTGTTCAAGGGCCGCTATGTGCAGGCGCCCCCGATCACCGAGTTTCCCAACGCCGAGCACCTCAACGAGCTGATGATCGTGGGCCCGCTCACGGTGCGCAGTGCCTGCAGCCACCATTTCTGCCCCGTGCTGGGAAAAATATGGATCGGCATCATGCCCAACGAGCACACCAACGTGATCGGCCTGTCCAAATACGCCCGCATCGTGGACTGGATCATGGGCCGCCCGCAGATCCAGGAAGAGGCCGTGGTGCAACTGGCCGACCTGATCATGGAAAAAACCCAGCCCGACGGCCTGGCCATCGTGATGGAAGCCAGCCACTTTTGCATGTCCTGGCGCGGCGTGCGCGACATGGACAGCAAGATGATCAACTCCGTGATGCGCGGCGTGTTCCTCAAGGACAGCGCCCTGCGCCGCGAATTCCTCTCGCTCATTCCAGGAAGGAACTGA